One window of the Ictidomys tridecemlineatus isolate mIctTri1 chromosome 11, mIctTri1.hap1, whole genome shotgun sequence genome contains the following:
- the Cap1 gene encoding adenylyl cyclase-associated protein 1, with the protein MADMQNLVERLERAVGRLEAVSHTTDMHLGYGDSPSKGAVPYVQAFDSLLASPVAEYLKISKEIGGDVQKHAEMVHTGLKLERALLVTASQCQQPAGNKLSDLLAPISEQIQEVITFREKNRGSKLFNHLSAVSESIQALGWVAMAPKPGPYVKEMNDAAMFYTNRVLKEYKDVDKKHVDWVKAYLSIWTELQAYIKEFHTTGLAWSKTGPVAKELSGLPSGPSVGSGPPPPPPGPPPPPVPTSSGSDDSASRSALFAQINQGERITHALKHVSDDMKTHKNPALKAQSGPVRSGPKPFSAPKPQTIPSSKPATKEPPLLELEGKKWRVENQENVSNLVIDDTELKQVAYIYKCVNTTLQIKGKINSITVDNCKKLGLVFDDVVGIVEIINSRDVKVQVMGKVPTISINKTDGCHAYLSKNSLDCEIVSAKSSEMNVLIPTEGGDFNEFPVPEQFKTLWNGQKLVTTVTEIAG; encoded by the exons ATGGCTGACATGCAAAATCTGGTAGAAAGATTGGAGAGGGCAGTGGGCCGCCTGGAGGCAGTATCCCATACCACTGACATGCATCTAGGATATGGAGACAGTCCTTCAAAAG GAGCAGTTCCATATGTGCAAGCATTTGACTCACTGCTTGCCAGTCCTGTGGCAGAGTACTTGAAGATCAGTAAAGAGATTGGAGGAGACGTACAGAAACAT GCAGAGATGGTCCACACTGGTTTGAAGTTGGAGCGAGCTCTCCTGGTTACAGCTTCTCAGTGTCAGCAGCCAGCTGGT AATAAGCTCTCTGACCTGTTGGCACCCATCTCAGAGCAGATCCAAGAAGTGATAACTTTTCGGGAGAAGAACAGAGGCAGCAAGTTGTTCAATCACCTGTCTGCTGTCAGTGAAAGCATCCAAGCCTTGGGTTGGGTGGCTATG GCTCCCAAACCTGGTCCTTATGTGAAAGAAATGAATGATGCTGCCATGTTTTATACAAACCGAGTCCTTAAGGAATATAAAGATGT ggATAAGAAACATGTGGACTGGGTCAAAGCATACTTGAGTATATGGACAGAGCTACAGGCTTATATCAAGGAGTTCCATACCACTGGACTGGCCTGGAGCAAAACG GGGCCTGTGGCAAAAGAACTGAGTGGATTGCCATCTGGACCCTCTGTTGGATctggtcctcctcctcccccaccaggcccacctccacccccagtcCCTACCAGTTCAGGCTCTGATGACTCTGCTTCCCGCTCAGCACTGTTTGCACAGATTAATCAGGGGGAGAGGATCACACATG CCCTGAAACACGTATCTGATGATATGAAGACTCACAAGAACCCTGCCCTGAAGGCTCAGAGTGGCCCAGTACGAAGCGGTCCCAAACCATTTTCTGCACCTAAACCTCAAACCATTCCATCCTCCAAACCAGCCACAAAGGAGCCACCTCTCCTTGAACTGGAGGGCAAGAAGTGGAGAGTG GAAAATCAGGAGAATGTTTCCAACCTGGTGATTGATGACACAGAACTGAAACAGGTGGCTTACATATACAAGTGTGTCAACACGACATTGCAAATCAAGGGCAAAATTAACTCTATTACAGTAG ATAACTGTAAGAAACTCGGTCTGGTATTTGATGACGTGGTGGGCATTGTGGAGATAATCAATAGTAGGGATGTCAAAGTTCAG GTAATGGGTAAAGTGCCAACCATTTCCATTAATAAAACAGATGGCTGCCATGCTTACCTGAGCAAGAATTCTTTGGATTGTGAGATAGTCAGTGCCAAATCTTCTGAGATGAATGTCCTCATTCCTACAGAAGGCGGTGACTTT AATGAGTTCCCAGTCCCTGAGCAGTTCAAGACCCTATGGAATGGGCAGAAGTTGGTCACCACAGTGACAGAAATTGCTGGATAA